In Mercurialis annua linkage group LG6, ddMerAnnu1.2, whole genome shotgun sequence, the following are encoded in one genomic region:
- the LOC126685747 gene encoding protein CURVATURE THYLAKOID 1A, chloroplastic, with protein MAATSSSMAAAFMIPTATTTSRCYSALPYLPPRVSSTSFRTSIKQLSASRRLSSLQIRAASEDSAPADATEIFTDLKGKWDALENKSTVLLYGGGGIVAVWLSSIVVGAINSVPLLPKIMELVGLGYTGWFVYRYLLFKSSRKELATDIEALKKKIAGTE; from the exons ATGGCAGCAACTTCCTCTTCTATGGCGGCGGCTTTCATGATTCCGACCGCCACCACTACCTCCCGGTGCTACTCTGCTTTGCCATACCTACCACCTCGCGTCTCATCCACCTCATTCCGGACTTCCATCAAACAACTCTCAG CAAGCCGCAGGTTATCTTCGCTTCAGATTAGAGCCGCATCAGAAGATTCTGCTCCAGCTGATGCTACTGAGATTTTCACTGACTTGAAGGGAAAG tggGATGCTCTTGAAAACAAATCCACCGTGCTTCTCTATGGAGGTGGGGGAATTGTTGCTGTCTGGCTATCTTCCATTGTTGTTGGAGCTATCAACTCTGTACCTTTG CTTCCCAAGATCATGGAGTTGGTTGGACTTGGATACACAGGATGGTTTGTCTACAGATACCTTCTCTTCAAG TCAAGCAGAAAGGAATTAGCCACAGACATTGAAGCACTGAAGAAGAAGATTGCTGGAACTGAATAA
- the LOC126685744 gene encoding BTB/POZ domain-containing protein POB1-like: protein MRGSNSDLFDPRTEMDSVYSRGASSSDGDFGFAFNDSNFSDRLLRIEIMGDMPENKCDGEGCTSLADWARHRKRRREDIKKENATEVSAGAEEQILNQPDMDDCLGCENQDEDAVAMIEEPASGDEATDGTESTWSMDCSTVERVKTLHISSPILAAKSPFFYKLFSNGMRESEQRHVTLRINASEESALMELLNFMYSNTLSTNTAPGVLDVLMSADKFEVASCMRYCSRQLRNMPMTPESALLYLELPSSVLMAEAVQPLTDAAKQYLASRYRDMTKFQEEVMSLPLAGVEAILSSDDLQVASEDAVYDFVLKWSRTQYPKLEERREVLGARLARYIRFPFMTCRKLKKVLTCNDFDHDVASKAVLEALFFKAEAPHRQRSLAAEESASLNRRFVERAYKYRPVKVVEFELPRQQCVVYLDLKREECSNLFPSGRVYSQAFHLGGQGFFLSAHCNMDQQSSFHCFGLFLGMQEKGNVSFAVDYEFAARAKPTEEFVSKYKGNYTFTGGKAVGYRNLFAIPWTSFMADDSLYFINGVLHLRAELTIRH from the exons ATGAGAGGTTCAAATTCCGATCTGTTCGACCCGAGAACGGAGATGGACTCCGTTTATTCCCGTGGAGCTTCGTCTTCGGACGGGGATTTCGGATTCGCGTTTAATGATAGTAATTTCTCCGATAGACTTCTCCGGATCGAAATTATGGGGGACATGCCTGAAAATAAGTGCGACGGTGAGGGGTGTACTAGTCTCGCCGATTGGGCTCGGCATCGGAAGCGGAGGAGAGAGGATATTAAGAAAGAGAACG CTACGGAGGTGTCTGCGGGAGCTGAAGAACAGATCTTAAATCAGCCTGATATGGATGATTGTTTGGGCTGTGAAAACCAAGACGAGGATGCAGTTGCGATGATTGAAGAGCCGGCTTCGG GTGATGAAGCTACGGACGGTACTGAGTCAACATGGAGCATGGATTGTTCTACAGTTGAAAGAGTTAAAACATTGCACATCAGTTCTCCTATTTTAGCTGCGAAAAGCCCATTTTTTTACAAG CTCTTCTCAAATGGAATGAGGGAGTCGGAACAGCGTCACGTAACACTACGGATCAATGCATCTG AGGAAAGTGCCCTGATGGAGCTGCTGAATTTTATGTACAGTAATACCTTATCTACCAATACAGCTCCTGGCGTGCTTGATGTTCTGATGTCTGCTGATAAATTCGAGGTTGCTTCATGCATGAGATATTGCAGCCGGCAGCTGCGTAACATGCCCATGACACCAGAGTCTGCTTTGCTGTATCTAGAGCTTCCCTCTAGTGTTTTAATGGCTGAAGCAGTCCAACCTTTGACTGATGCAGCAAAACAATACCTTGCATCTCGATATAGGGACATGACCAA ATTCCAAGAAGAGGTGATGTCATTGCCTTTGGCTGGAGTTGAGGCGATTTTATCTAGTGATGACCTCCAGGTTGCTTCAGAAGATGCGGTgtatgattttgttttgaaGTGGTCTAGGACTCAGTATCCAAAACTGGAGGAGCGTCGTGAAGTCTTGGGTGCACGTTTAGCACGTTATATTCGCTTCCCGTTCATGACTTGCCGAAAGCTTAAGAAGGTTTTAACATGCAATGACTTTGATCATGACGTCGCATCCAAGGCTGTGCTTGAGGCTCTCTTTTTCAAGGCAGAGGCCCCACACCGCCAACGATCTTTGGCAGCAGAAGAGTCCGCGTCTTTGAATCGTCGGTTTGTTGAGCGTGCATACAAGTATCGCCCAGTTAAGGTGGTGGAATTTGAACTACCGAGACAACAATGTGTGGTATACCTAGATCTGAAGCGAGAAGAGTGCTCGAATTTGTTCCCATCAGGACGGGTGTATTCTCAGGCATTCCACCTAGGCGGACAAGGATTTTTCTTGTCTGCACATTGCAACATGGACCAACAAAGTTCATTCCATTGTTTCGGTTTGTTTTTGGGAATGCAAGAGAAGGGGAATGTGAGTTTTGCTGTAGATTATGAATTTGCCGCCAGAGCAAAGCCAACCGAGGAATTTGTTAGCAAATACAAAGGGAACTACACATTCACTGGCGGCAAAGCAGTTGGTTACAGAAACTTATTTGCGATTCCATGGACATCCTTCATGGCCGACGATAGTCTTTATTTCATAAACGGTGTCTTACATCTGAGAGCCGAGCTTACAATCAGACACTGA
- the LOC126687927 gene encoding uncharacterized protein LOC126687927, with amino-acid sequence MKGILIRENTTFEEIKELIAGKLEVNSWETKMEIRFQLESNYQTLQIEDNVSLQFYIEMKKDEPRVTSFPLCVTTNKFEGQPQIQNINSEASIGIIEEQFVDTTSSSGTAIDIIKYAEILYNQTRKEDEEAESKPQEINIVTDPKITEIYVGQIFKDKKTMKTSFCFYTIANQFQYKVSKSCKREYIVICIDEDCRWTVRASRDGKTNMFVIRRMINIHTCPPNIRMDDKRQATASIIGEHIKMKFLDIKTIYTPADIIADIQRDFGIVLSYNRAWRSKVKALNQIRGSPRDSYSILPGYLHMLLQTNPGSVVDLHTTDENKFEYMFMALDASIKGWRYCRPIIVVDGTFLKSNYGGTLITASTQDGNGKIFPLAFAVVDSENDDSWEYFFLKLKEAFGGRNGLCIVSDRHLSILNGVKKVFPEASHAICMYHLLSNIKSKFKHDPDTLRDCFYGAARSYTTKGFDYYMKELDAINAGIRKYLTDIGIEKWARAHCKANRYSTMTSNIAESLNAAIKAARELPITTLLESLRRLMQEWSYANRNIAICTFTKLTNKAEHELRNHYASSLRMKVNFQLQFQLDEMPCPHAIAILSKLHQEPYQYCSDFFTKENMLATYEGVVYPMPSQNNWDLPANVESMEVLPPIGAIPAGRPKKRRITAPNEIKKTNQCGRCKQRGHNKKTCKNIPK; translated from the exons AtgaaaggaatactgataaggGAAAACACAACCTTTGAAGAAATTAAGGAATTGATAGCAGGTAAACTAGAGGTAAACAGTTGGGAAACCAAAATGGAAATCAGATTTCAGTTAGAAAGCAACTACCAAACTTTACAAATTGAAGATAATGTCAGCCTGCAATTCtacattgaaatgaaaaaagatGAACCGCGAGTAACCAGTTTTCCATTATGTGTTACAACAAACAAATTTGAAGGTCAGCCACAAATACAAAATATCAACAGTGAAGCTTCTATTGGAATTATTGAAGAACAATTTGTGGATACAACGTCTAGTAGTGGCACTGCaattgatattataaaatatgcaGAAATATTATACAACCAGACAAGAAAAGAAGATGAGGAAGCTGAAAGTAAACCACAAGAAATCAACATCGTCACTGATCCAAAAATAACAGAAATCTATGTTGGACAGATCTTCAAAGACAAAAAAACTATGAAGACAAGTTTCTGTTTCTACACGATTGCTAACCAATTTCAGTATAAAGTTAGTAAGTCTTGCAAAAGAGAATATATAGTCATTTGCATTGATGAAGATTGCAGGTGGACAGTGAGAGCTTCAAGAGATGGAAAGACAAATATGTTTGTGATTAGAAGAATGATAAACATCCACACATGCCCACCAAATATAAGAATGGATGACAAAAGGCAAGCAACAGCTTCAATAATAGGGGAACATATAAAAATGAAGTTCTTGGATATAAAAACAATCTATACTCCAGCTGATATTATTGCAGATATTCAGAGAGATTTTGGGATTGTTTTGAGTTACAATAGGGCATGGAGGTCAAAAGTAAAGGCACTAAACCAAATTAGAGGTAGTCCGCGCGACTCGTATTCAATTTTGCCTGGATATTTGCACATGCTTCTACAAACTAATCCAGGATCAGTTGTAGATCTTCATACAACTGATGAAAAcaaatttgaatatatgtttATGGCTCTAGATGCTTCTATTAAAGGTTGGAGATACTGTAGACCAATAATTGTAGTAGATGGAACATTTTTGAAGTCGAACTACGGTGGAACATTAATAACAGCAAGTACACAAGACGGAAATGGTAAGATTTTCCCCCTTGCTTTTGCAGTTGTTGATTCCGAAAATGATGATTCCtgggaatatttttttttaaaattgaaagaagCATTTGGTGGAAGAAATGGGCTGTGTATTGTTTCAGATAGGCATTTGAGTATATTGAATGGGGTCAAAAAGGTTTTTCCTGAAGCAAGTCATGCAATATGTATGTACCATTTGCTAAGTAACATCAAATCAAAGTTCAAACACGATCCGGATACATTGAGAGACTGTTTCTATGGAGCTGCAAGATCATACACAACTAAGGGATTTGACTACTACATGAAAGAGCTTGATGCCATTAATGCCGGAATTCGAAAGTACCTAACAGATATTGGGATCGAGAAGTGGGCAAGAGCACATTGTAAAGCTAATAG gtACTCGACAATGACATCGAATATCGCCGAGTCTTTGAATGCAGCAATCAAAGCAGCTAGGGAATTACCAATAACAACGCTCCTTGAAAGTTTGAGGCGTTTGATGCAAGAATGGAGTTATGCTAACAGAAATATTGCAATTTGTACATTTACTAAGCTGACAAACAAAGCAGAACATGAACTCAGAAATCACTATGCATCATCTTTAAGAATGAAggtaaattttcaattaca ATTTCAATTGGATGAAATGCCATGTCCACATGCTATTGCTATATTAAGCAAACTACACCAAGAACCATATCAATACTGCTCAGACTTTTTCACTAAAGAAAATATGCTTGCCACATATGAAGGAGTTGTCTATCCAATGCCTAGCCAAAATAATTGGGATTTACCTGCCAATGTTGAAAGTATGGAAGTTCTTCCGCCAATAGGAGCAATTCCAGCAGGAAGaccaaagaaaagaagaatcacGGCACCAAATGAAATAAAGAAGACAAATCAGTGTGGAAGATGCAAACAAAGAGGACATAATAAGAAGACATGtaaaaatataccaaaataa